In Bradyrhizobium sp. 1(2017), one DNA window encodes the following:
- a CDS encoding GMC family oxidoreductase, with the protein MPRRLEGEFDYIVVGAGTAGCIVANRLSADRNNRVLILEAGGDDNWIWFHIPVGYLFAIGNPRSDWMFKTEAEPGLNGRSLAYPRGKVIGGCSAINAMISMRGQAADYDHWRQLGMTGWGYDDVLPLFKRLEDHFLGASEHHGAGGGWRIEAPRLSWDILDAVGDAAAEMGIKRIPDFNTGDNEGTSYFHVNQKRGRRWSSARGFLKPALNRPNLRLEKHVLVDRLIIEQGRAVGVRFIQNGEIIEARAKREVILSAGSIGSVQVLHRSGIGPADWLSPLGIDIVMDKPGVGRNLQDHLQQRAIYKVEGVRTLNETYYNLFRRGLMGLDYAFRRRGPLTMAPSQLGIFTRSDATRARANIQFHVQPLSLDKFGDPLHRFPAITVSACNLQPTSRGTVRLRSAGPDEKPIIAPNYLSTDDDRQVGADAIRTTRRLMQQKALARYRPIEYLPGPTVGDDDASLAKAAGDIGTTIFHPVGTAKMGTANDPMAVVDERLRFYGLDGLRIVDASIMPTITSGNTNTPTAMIAEKGATMILEDAR; encoded by the coding sequence ATGCCGAGACGGCTCGAAGGTGAGTTCGACTACATTGTCGTCGGGGCCGGCACGGCTGGCTGCATCGTTGCGAACCGGCTGTCGGCCGACCGCAACAACCGCGTCCTCATCCTCGAAGCCGGCGGCGACGACAATTGGATCTGGTTCCACATCCCCGTCGGCTACCTCTTCGCCATCGGCAATCCGCGCTCGGACTGGATGTTCAAGACCGAGGCCGAGCCGGGCTTGAATGGCCGGTCGCTCGCCTACCCTCGCGGCAAGGTGATCGGAGGCTGCTCCGCAATCAACGCCATGATCTCGATGCGCGGCCAGGCCGCCGATTACGATCATTGGCGCCAGCTCGGCATGACCGGCTGGGGCTATGACGATGTGCTGCCGCTGTTCAAGCGGCTGGAGGATCACTTCCTGGGCGCGAGCGAGCATCACGGCGCCGGCGGAGGCTGGCGCATCGAGGCGCCGCGGCTGTCGTGGGACATTCTCGACGCCGTGGGCGATGCCGCCGCGGAGATGGGCATCAAGCGCATCCCCGATTTCAACACCGGCGACAACGAAGGCACCAGCTATTTCCACGTCAACCAGAAGCGTGGCCGGCGCTGGTCGTCGGCACGCGGATTCCTCAAGCCCGCGCTGAACCGTCCGAACCTGCGGCTCGAGAAGCATGTGCTGGTCGACCGTCTCATCATCGAGCAGGGCCGCGCGGTGGGCGTGCGCTTCATCCAGAACGGCGAGATCATCGAGGCGCGGGCGAAGCGCGAGGTGATCCTCTCGGCCGGCTCGATCGGCTCGGTGCAGGTGCTGCATCGCTCCGGCATTGGCCCGGCCGACTGGCTGTCGCCGCTCGGCATCGACATCGTGATGGACAAGCCCGGCGTGGGTCGCAACCTCCAGGACCATCTGCAGCAGCGCGCGATCTACAAGGTCGAAGGCGTGCGCACGCTGAACGAGACCTATTACAACCTGTTCCGCCGCGGCCTGATGGGGCTCGACTATGCCTTCCGCCGTCGCGGCCCGCTGACCATGGCGCCATCGCAGCTCGGCATCTTCACGCGCTCCGATGCGACGCGCGCGCGGGCCAACATCCAGTTCCACGTGCAGCCGCTGTCGCTCGACAAGTTCGGCGATCCCCTGCATCGCTTTCCCGCCATCACGGTGAGCGCCTGCAATCTCCAGCCGACCTCGCGCGGCACGGTGCGCCTGCGCTCGGCGGGCCCGGACGAAAAGCCGATCATCGCGCCGAACTATCTGTCGACCGACGACGACCGCCAGGTCGGCGCCGACGCTATCCGCACCACGCGCCGCCTGATGCAGCAGAAGGCGCTGGCAAGATATCGCCCGATCGAATATCTGCCCGGACCCACGGTCGGCGACGACGATGCCTCGCTCGCCAAGGCCGCCGGCGATATCGGCACCACCATCTTCCATCCCGTCGGCACGGCGAAGATGGGCACGGCGAACGATCCGATGGCGGTGGTGGACGAGCGATTGCGCTTCTACGGGCTCGACGGCCTGCGCATCGTCGATGCCTCGATCATGCCGACGATCACCTCCGGCAACACCAACACGCCGACGGCGATGATTGCCGAGAAGGGCGCGACGATGATCCTGGAGGATGCAAGGTAG
- a CDS encoding UdgX family uracil-DNA binding protein (This protein belongs to the uracil DNA glycosylase superfamily, members of which act in excision repair of DNA. However, it belongs more specifically to UdgX branch, whose founding member was found to bind uracil in DNA (where it does not belong), without cleaving it, appears to promote DNA repair by a pathway involving RecA, rather than base excision.): MQYITLDTESDFDGWRKAARSLVLRHVEPRDVTWTVQGGEADLFAAPSPSPMLEANDGTFNVPAKFVALAKAAVLHRDGERFAILYRLLFRLKDNHDLIEVATDPDVAQVTAMAKAVHRDEHKMHAFVRFREIGREREAHYVAWFEPEHHIVELAAPFFAKRFADMPWSILTPDLCAHWDGHALSFTPGVSKSEAPSEDRLEETWRRYYASIFNPARLKVKAMQAEMPKKYWRNLPEASIIKPLIEDAERMTGAMIANAATDPHKPQKRPEAPMKRKTAADDLEALREEAAQCRACHLYKDATQTVFGEGPRSANIMLVGEQPGDKEDLAGHPFVGPAGQMLDRALEEAGVDRKKVYVTNAVKHFKFVPRGKIRLHQKPNTPEIRACRQWYERELAAVQPDLVVAMGATAAQSVFGKITPIGKTRGRLIDLPDGRKALVTVHPSYLLRLPDPEAKVLEYQRFVEDLKIAAGMQKKAVRAA; encoded by the coding sequence ATGCAATATATCACCCTGGACACCGAATCCGATTTCGACGGCTGGCGCAAAGCCGCGCGATCGCTCGTGCTGCGTCACGTGGAGCCGCGCGATGTCACCTGGACCGTGCAGGGCGGCGAAGCCGATTTGTTCGCAGCGCCCTCGCCCTCTCCGATGCTCGAAGCGAATGATGGCACCTTCAACGTGCCGGCAAAATTCGTCGCGCTCGCCAAGGCCGCGGTCCTGCATCGCGACGGCGAGCGGTTTGCGATTCTCTATCGCCTGCTGTTTCGACTGAAGGACAATCACGATCTTATCGAGGTCGCGACCGACCCTGACGTCGCGCAGGTCACGGCGATGGCGAAAGCGGTCCATCGCGACGAGCACAAGATGCACGCCTTCGTGCGCTTCCGCGAGATCGGCAGGGAACGCGAGGCGCATTACGTCGCCTGGTTCGAGCCGGAGCATCACATCGTCGAGCTCGCCGCGCCGTTCTTCGCCAAGCGCTTCGCCGACATGCCCTGGTCGATCCTGACCCCGGACCTCTGCGCACATTGGGATGGCCACGCGCTCTCGTTCACACCGGGCGTCAGCAAGAGCGAGGCGCCGAGCGAAGACCGGCTGGAGGAAACCTGGCGGCGCTACTACGCCAGCATCTTCAATCCGGCCCGGCTCAAGGTGAAGGCGATGCAGGCCGAGATGCCGAAGAAATACTGGAGGAACCTGCCAGAGGCCTCGATCATTAAGCCTCTGATCGAGGACGCCGAGCGCATGACCGGCGCCATGATCGCCAATGCCGCAACCGATCCGCACAAGCCTCAGAAGCGGCCGGAGGCTCCCATGAAGCGCAAGACCGCCGCCGACGATCTCGAAGCGCTCCGCGAAGAAGCCGCGCAGTGCCGCGCCTGTCATCTCTACAAGGACGCGACCCAAACGGTGTTCGGCGAGGGACCGCGATCCGCCAACATCATGCTGGTCGGCGAGCAGCCCGGCGACAAGGAAGATCTCGCCGGCCATCCCTTCGTCGGTCCGGCGGGCCAGATGCTCGACCGCGCGCTGGAGGAAGCCGGCGTCGATCGCAAGAAGGTCTATGTCACCAACGCGGTCAAACACTTCAAATTCGTGCCGCGTGGAAAGATCCGCCTGCACCAGAAGCCGAATACGCCGGAGATCCGGGCGTGCCGGCAATGGTATGAGCGGGAGCTGGCGGCCGTTCAGCCCGATCTCGTCGTGGCGATGGGCGCCACCGCCGCGCAAAGCGTGTTCGGCAAGATCACGCCCATCGGCAAGACCCGCGGACGGCTCATCGACCTCCCCGACGGACGCAAGGCTCTCGTGACGGTGCACCCGTCTTATCTGCTGCGGCTGCCCGATCCGGAAGCCAAGGTGTTGGAGTATCAGCGCTTTGTCGAAGATCTAAAGATCGCCGCCGGCATGCAGAAGAAAGCGGTGAGGGCCGCCTAG
- a CDS encoding inorganic phosphate transporter, translating to MTDVAFDRAVGDPTPVQPASRPNLDKGFNPLTMILFFGILAAGLLFVAYSIYADVNATGMRVTTYLPYILLFVALLIALGFEFVNGFHDTANAVATVIYTHSLPAEVAVMWSGFFNFLGVLLSSGAVAFGIVSLLPVELILQVGSSAGFAMVFALLIAAILWNLGTWFFGLPASSSHTLIGSIIGVGVANAVMRGRDGTSGVDWTKATEIGYALLLSPLFGFICAATLLLLLKFVVRNPALYAAPEGNKAPPLWIRGLLIATCTGVSFAHGSNDGQKGMGLIMLILIGTVPTAYALNRALPESQVAQFQTTSEAAAKVISAKGAGHSIIGDPRPAVTQYITQRHINEGTYPSLAVLVKDVGDQVAKYGTLNKVPAEVVGNTRNDMYLTSEAIRFLMKDKENDLNNEEVATLNAYKGSLDAATKFIPTWVKIAVAIALGLGTMVGWKRIVITVGEKIGKSHLTYAQGASAELVAAATIGAADVFGLPVSTTHVLSSGVAGTMAANGSGLQWSTIRNLLMAWVLTLPCAIMLSATLYVIFSRIF from the coding sequence ATGACAGACGTTGCATTCGACCGTGCGGTAGGCGATCCGACGCCCGTCCAGCCGGCTTCCCGGCCCAATCTCGACAAGGGCTTCAACCCGCTGACGATGATCCTGTTCTTCGGCATCCTCGCCGCGGGCCTGCTGTTCGTCGCCTACAGCATCTATGCCGACGTCAACGCCACCGGCATGCGGGTGACGACCTACCTGCCCTACATCCTCCTGTTCGTCGCGCTGCTGATCGCGCTCGGCTTCGAATTCGTCAACGGCTTCCACGACACCGCCAATGCGGTGGCGACCGTGATCTACACCCATTCGCTGCCGGCCGAAGTTGCGGTGATGTGGTCGGGCTTCTTCAACTTCCTCGGCGTGCTGCTCTCCTCGGGCGCGGTCGCGTTCGGCATCGTCTCGCTGCTGCCGGTCGAGCTGATCCTCCAGGTCGGCTCCAGCGCCGGCTTCGCCATGGTCTTCGCGCTGCTGATCGCCGCGATCCTGTGGAATCTCGGCACCTGGTTCTTCGGCCTGCCCGCCTCCTCCTCGCACACGCTGATCGGCTCGATCATTGGCGTCGGCGTCGCCAACGCCGTGATGCGCGGCCGCGACGGCACCTCCGGCGTCGACTGGACCAAGGCGACCGAGATCGGCTACGCGCTGCTGCTGTCGCCGCTGTTCGGCTTCATCTGCGCGGCCACGCTGTTGCTGCTGCTCAAGTTCGTCGTGCGCAACCCGGCGCTCTATGCCGCGCCCGAAGGCAACAAGGCGCCGCCGCTCTGGATCCGCGGCCTGCTGATCGCAACATGCACCGGCGTCAGCTTCGCGCACGGCTCGAACGACGGCCAGAAGGGCATGGGCCTGATCATGCTGATCCTGATCGGCACCGTGCCGACGGCCTACGCGCTCAACCGCGCGCTGCCGGAATCCCAGGTGGCTCAGTTCCAGACGACCTCGGAGGCCGCCGCCAAGGTGATCTCGGCGAAAGGCGCCGGCCACAGCATCATCGGCGATCCCCGTCCGGCGGTGACGCAATACATCACGCAGCGCCACATCAACGAGGGCACCTATCCCTCGCTCGCGGTGCTGGTGAAGGACGTCGGCGATCAGGTCGCCAAATACGGCACGCTGAACAAGGTGCCGGCCGAAGTCGTCGGCAACACCCGCAACGACATGTACCTGACCTCGGAAGCGATCCGCTTCCTGATGAAGGACAAGGAGAACGATCTCAACAACGAGGAGGTCGCGACCCTCAACGCCTACAAGGGCTCGCTCGACGCCGCCACGAAGTTCATCCCGACCTGGGTGAAGATCGCGGTCGCCATCGCGCTCGGCCTCGGCACCATGGTCGGCTGGAAGCGCATCGTCATCACCGTGGGCGAGAAGATCGGCAAGAGCCATCTCACCTACGCACAAGGCGCCTCGGCCGAGCTCGTGGCCGCCGCCACGATCGGCGCCGCCGACGTGTTTGGCCTGCCGGTCTCGACCACCCACGTGCTGTCGTCGGGCGTCGCCGGCACCATGGCGGCGAATGGTTCGGGCCTGCAATGGTCGACGATTCGCAACCTGCTGATGGCCTGGGTGCTGACCCTGCCTTGCGCGATCATGCTGTCGGCCACGCTCTACGTGATCTTCTCGCGAATCTTCTGA
- a CDS encoding ImuA family protein, producing MSGARMSALATLRGQIERIEAAEVVHQRDRVALGHDEVDSALKGGLARAAIHEVFCEGRQGAAATGFVMGLAGRVTARKPLLWVRQDFSALETGALSMSGLAELGLDPRRVVMVRAADVESALRTSADALACDALGAVVLELWGETRQFDLVASRKLTLAAQSSGVTGLLLRMAAQPLPSTAETRWMLRAAHSPPGAAWSAWGAPVFDAELLRNRHGPCGRWIMEWNCDECQFSEPSTYSQSVAAAPAHRPDSAVLQRRAG from the coding sequence ATGAGCGGCGCACGTATGAGCGCGCTTGCGACCTTGCGCGGCCAGATCGAGCGCATCGAGGCGGCGGAGGTCGTGCATCAGCGCGATCGCGTCGCGCTCGGCCATGACGAGGTCGACAGCGCGCTGAAGGGCGGGCTCGCGCGCGCGGCGATCCATGAGGTGTTTTGCGAAGGGCGGCAGGGCGCCGCCGCGACGGGTTTTGTCATGGGGCTTGCGGGCCGCGTGACGGCCCGCAAGCCGCTGCTGTGGGTGCGACAGGATTTTTCGGCGCTCGAAACCGGCGCGCTGTCGATGAGCGGGCTTGCCGAGCTTGGCCTCGATCCACGCCGCGTGGTGATGGTGCGCGCCGCCGATGTCGAGAGCGCATTGCGCACCTCGGCGGACGCGCTCGCATGCGATGCGCTCGGCGCCGTCGTGCTCGAGCTCTGGGGCGAGACCAGGCAGTTCGATCTGGTGGCGAGCCGCAAGCTGACGCTTGCCGCGCAATCTTCCGGCGTCACCGGGCTGCTCCTGCGCATGGCCGCGCAACCTTTGCCGTCGACTGCGGAGACCAGATGGATGCTGCGCGCGGCGCATTCGCCGCCGGGGGCGGCTTGGAGTGCCTGGGGGGCGCCAGTGTTCGATGCCGAGCTCTTGCGCAATCGTCATGGCCCGTGTGGCCGGTGGATCATGGAATGGAATTGTGATGAGTGCCAGTTCAGTGAACCGTCGACGTATTCTCAGTCTGTGGCTGCCGCGCCTGCCCATCGACCGGATTCAGCGGTTCTTCAACGCCGGGCCGGGTAA
- a CDS encoding putative DNA modification/repair radical SAM protein — protein MDVQRKLEILADAAKYDASCASSGTEKRDSSDGKGMGSTAPGMGICHSYAPDGRCISLLKVLLTNACNYDCLYCVNRASSNVPRARFTIDEIVKLTLDFYRRNYIEGLFLSSGIIRSPDYTMEQVVSVARKLREEHRFRGYIHLKTIPEADDALIAEAGKYADRLSINIEMPEETSLQQFAPEKDVRAIRRTMGRLRLKLDEAEEDRSAKTKAKPQRFAPAGQSTQMIVGADAASDQTILHTSANLYGAYRLRRVYYSAFSPIPDASRALPLVQPPLLREHRLYQADWLMRFYGFDVAEIVDDSAMLPLDIDPKLAWALRHRDRFPLDVNRASREELLRVPGFGTKTVERIIATRRTTTIRLADLARLHVPRNKAMPFIVLSDHRPTPHRLDEARLIERFKPKATQLGFGF, from the coding sequence ATGGACGTACAACGCAAGCTGGAAATCCTGGCAGACGCCGCCAAGTACGACGCGTCCTGCGCCTCCAGCGGCACCGAGAAGCGGGATTCCAGCGACGGCAAGGGCATGGGCTCGACCGCGCCCGGCATGGGGATCTGCCATTCCTACGCGCCGGACGGGCGCTGCATCTCGTTGCTCAAGGTGCTGCTGACCAATGCCTGCAATTACGACTGCCTCTATTGCGTCAACCGCGCTTCCTCGAACGTGCCGCGCGCCCGCTTCACCATCGACGAGATCGTCAAGCTGACGCTCGACTTCTACCGACGCAATTACATCGAGGGCCTGTTCCTCTCCTCCGGCATCATCCGCAGCCCCGACTATACGATGGAGCAAGTGGTCAGTGTCGCGCGAAAACTGCGCGAGGAGCATCGCTTCCGCGGCTACATCCATCTGAAGACCATTCCGGAGGCCGACGATGCGCTGATCGCGGAGGCCGGCAAATATGCCGACCGTCTCTCCATCAACATCGAGATGCCAGAGGAGACGAGCCTGCAGCAATTCGCGCCGGAGAAGGACGTGCGCGCGATCCGCCGCACCATGGGCCGGCTGCGGCTAAAGCTCGACGAGGCCGAGGAAGACCGCAGCGCCAAAACGAAAGCGAAGCCGCAGCGCTTCGCGCCCGCCGGCCAAAGCACGCAGATGATCGTCGGTGCCGACGCGGCCTCCGATCAGACAATTCTCCACACCAGCGCCAATCTCTACGGCGCCTACCGGCTCCGGCGTGTCTACTACTCCGCCTTCAGCCCGATCCCGGATGCGAGCCGCGCCTTGCCTCTGGTCCAGCCGCCCTTGCTGCGCGAGCATCGGCTCTACCAGGCCGACTGGCTGATGCGGTTCTACGGCTTCGACGTTGCGGAGATCGTCGACGACAGCGCGATGCTGCCGCTCGACATCGATCCGAAGCTCGCCTGGGCGTTGCGCCACCGCGACCGTTTCCCGCTCGACGTCAACCGCGCCAGCCGCGAGGAATTGCTACGCGTGCCCGGCTTCGGCACCAAGACCGTCGAACGTATCATCGCGACGCGGCGCACGACAACGATCCGCCTCGCCGATCTCGCGCGGCTGCACGTCCCCAGGAACAAGGCGATGCCGTTCATCGTCCTCAGCGATCACCGGCCGACGCCGCATCGCCTCGACGAGGCGCGGCTGATCGAACGGTTCAAGCCGAAGGCAACGCAATTGGGATTTGGCTTCTGA
- a CDS encoding Y-family DNA polymerase, with translation MSASSVNRRRILSLWLPRLPIDRIQRFFNAGPGNTNDPSIVVLKDNNALVIHALDEAAERLGLYIGQPLANARAMCPDLRVFDADTVADAKTLSDIADWCDRFTPLVALDPPHGLFLDITGCAHLFGGEAALLRTLVRALARQGFVVSAAIAGTSICARTLTRQATGTIVADGAEAEAISRFPISALGAGETVTTGLRRAGLKTIGDVASRAPSEITARFGARFSTLLAHALGQGDAPINPRKPLPDYIVERRFAEPIATDTMIAMTLSRLADTLIVSMEKQGKGARRLEAAFFRTDGVVRAITVETGRPVTRSAVIDRLFRERLDALADPLDPGFGFDMVRLSASRTEIVVQEQRDLDAHVHDNDELAALIDRIAARIGGKRVVVHLPQDTHIPEQAVLAAPAQHHLAAAVQAEWPARVESEPPLRPLRLFDKPELVAVPFATVPDGPPHQFTWRRALHAVMRVEGPERVAMEWWRQDGRQLTRDYFRIEDAEGLRFWIFRDGLYDELIDAEGKSIPAKWYVHGLFA, from the coding sequence ATGAGTGCCAGTTCAGTGAACCGTCGACGTATTCTCAGTCTGTGGCTGCCGCGCCTGCCCATCGACCGGATTCAGCGGTTCTTCAACGCCGGGCCGGGTAACACCAATGACCCCAGCATCGTCGTCCTCAAGGACAACAATGCGCTGGTGATTCATGCGCTGGACGAGGCTGCCGAGCGCCTCGGCCTGTATATCGGCCAACCGCTGGCCAATGCGCGGGCGATGTGCCCGGACTTGCGTGTGTTCGACGCCGATACCGTCGCCGACGCGAAGACGCTCAGCGACATCGCCGACTGGTGCGACCGCTTCACGCCGCTGGTGGCGCTCGATCCGCCGCACGGCCTGTTCCTCGACATCACCGGCTGCGCGCATCTGTTCGGCGGCGAGGCTGCGCTGTTGCGGACGCTGGTCCGTGCATTGGCCCGGCAGGGTTTTGTCGTCAGCGCAGCGATCGCCGGCACCTCGATCTGCGCGCGCACGCTGACGCGGCAGGCCACGGGCACCATCGTGGCCGATGGAGCGGAGGCGGAAGCGATCAGCCGGTTTCCGATCTCCGCGCTCGGTGCCGGCGAGACCGTCACCACCGGCCTGCGCCGCGCCGGCTTGAAGACCATCGGCGATGTCGCCTCGCGCGCGCCGAGCGAGATCACGGCGCGCTTCGGCGCGCGCTTCTCCACGCTGCTCGCGCATGCGCTGGGGCAGGGCGATGCGCCGATCAACCCGCGAAAGCCGCTGCCCGATTATATCGTCGAGAGGCGCTTTGCCGAGCCGATCGCGACCGACACCATGATCGCGATGACGTTGTCGCGGCTTGCCGACACGTTGATCGTATCCATGGAGAAGCAGGGCAAGGGGGCCCGCCGCCTGGAAGCCGCGTTCTTCCGCACCGACGGCGTGGTGCGCGCGATCACGGTCGAGACCGGACGCCCGGTGACGCGAAGCGCGGTGATCGACCGCCTGTTTCGCGAACGTCTCGATGCGCTCGCCGATCCCCTCGATCCCGGTTTCGGTTTCGACATGGTGCGGCTGTCGGCGAGCCGCACCGAGATCGTGGTGCAGGAGCAGCGCGATCTCGACGCCCATGTTCACGACAATGACGAGCTTGCCGCGCTGATCGACCGCATCGCCGCGCGCATCGGGGGAAAACGCGTCGTCGTTCACTTGCCGCAGGACACCCATATCCCCGAGCAAGCGGTGCTGGCCGCGCCGGCGCAGCATCATCTCGCTGCTGCCGTGCAGGCCGAATGGCCGGCACGGGTCGAGAGCGAGCCGCCGCTGCGCCCCCTGCGGCTGTTCGACAAGCCGGAACTGGTCGCGGTACCGTTCGCGACCGTGCCCGACGGCCCGCCGCATCAATTCACCTGGCGCCGCGCGCTGCATGCCGTGATGCGGGTGGAAGGACCCGAGCGTGTCGCGATGGAGTGGTGGCGGCAGGACGGCAGGCAATTGACGCGGGACTATTTCCGCATCGAGGATGCCGAGGGCCTGCGCTTCTGGATCTTTCGCGACGGTCTCTATGACGAGCTGATTGACGCTGAGGGCAAATCCATTCCCGCGAAATGGTATGTACACGGTCTCTTCGCATGA
- a CDS encoding M20 aminoacylase family protein, whose product MPIVNRVADLQPDIQAWRRDIHQHPELLYDVHRTAAFVADRLREFGCDEVVTGLGQTGVVGVIKGSKPAGEGLKTIGLRADMDALPVEEQTNLPYASKNPGKMHACGHDGHTAMLLGAARYLAETRNFAGDAVVIFQPAEEGGAGGAAMVKDGLMERFGIEQVYGMHNGPGIPIGSFAIRPGPIMAATDEVDIMIEGLGGHAARPHKCVDSVLVGAQVITALQSIVARSVDPLESAVISICEFHAGNARNVIPQTATLRGTIRTLSPEVRKLIEKRVHEVVAGVAQITGAKIDLHYKRNYPVVNNHAAETEVARRIARQVAGETNVHEMPPLMGGEDFAYMLEARPGAFIFCGNGDSAGLHHPAYNFNDEAIVFGTSYWVKLVEESLAAS is encoded by the coding sequence ATGCCCATCGTGAACCGCGTCGCCGACCTCCAACCCGATATTCAGGCCTGGCGCCGGGACATCCACCAGCATCCGGAACTGCTGTACGATGTACACCGCACCGCAGCATTCGTTGCGGACCGCTTGCGCGAATTCGGCTGCGACGAGGTCGTGACCGGGCTCGGCCAGACCGGTGTGGTCGGCGTGATCAAGGGCAGCAAGCCGGCCGGCGAGGGGCTCAAGACGATCGGCCTGCGCGCCGACATGGACGCGCTTCCGGTCGAGGAGCAGACCAACCTGCCTTACGCATCCAAGAATCCCGGCAAGATGCACGCCTGCGGTCATGACGGCCACACCGCGATGCTGTTGGGAGCGGCCCGCTACCTCGCCGAGACCCGCAACTTCGCCGGCGACGCCGTGGTGATCTTCCAGCCCGCCGAGGAAGGCGGCGCCGGCGGCGCGGCCATGGTCAAGGATGGCCTGATGGAGCGCTTCGGCATCGAGCAGGTTTACGGCATGCATAACGGTCCGGGCATCCCGATCGGCTCGTTCGCGATCCGGCCGGGCCCGATCATGGCGGCAACCGACGAGGTCGACATCATGATCGAGGGACTCGGCGGCCACGCCGCGCGTCCGCACAAATGCGTCGATTCCGTGTTGGTCGGTGCGCAGGTCATCACGGCGCTGCAGTCGATCGTCGCGCGCAGCGTCGATCCGCTGGAATCGGCGGTGATCTCGATCTGCGAATTCCACGCCGGCAACGCCCGCAACGTCATTCCGCAGACCGCGACGCTGAGGGGCACCATCCGCACGCTGTCGCCGGAGGTGCGCAAGCTGATCGAGAAGCGCGTGCACGAAGTGGTCGCGGGCGTGGCCCAGATCACCGGCGCCAAGATCGATCTCCATTACAAGCGCAACTATCCCGTGGTGAACAACCACGCCGCGGAGACCGAGGTGGCGCGGCGGATTGCGAGGCAAGTCGCGGGCGAGACCAACGTGCACGAGATGCCGCCGCTGATGGGCGGCGAGGACTTCGCCTATATGCTGGAAGCGCGCCCCGGCGCCTTCATCTTCTGCGGCAACGGCGACAGCGCCGGCCTGCATCACCCCGCCTACAATTTCAACGACGAGGCGATCGTGTTCGGCACGTCCTACTGGGTCAAGCTGGTCGAGGAATCGCTGGCGGCATCGTAA